The following DNA comes from Sphingopyxis sp. BSN-002.
GCGAAGACCGGCGACGCGCGGTGTCGAGTTGCTGGGTCAAGACCTTCGACGCGGCGAAAGGGATCGCCGGCATGGCGGTGCATCTGCATGGCGGCATCGGGATGACGACCGAATATCCGGTCGGTCATTATCTGCGGCGGGTGATGGTGTCCGAGCGCAGCTTCGGCGATGTCGAGCATCACCTTGCGCGCTATATGGAACTGGCCGGCTAGTCGCCCTTGAACACCGGTGTGCGCTTCTCGATGAAGGCGAGCACCGCTTCATGGTGGTCGTTCGATGCCATCGTGTAGGCCTCGAGCCCGGCATGCGCTTCGGCGGTGGCGATCGCCTGGCGGCAAAGCTCCATGTTGATCGACCGTTTCGTCGCGCGGATCGCCATTGTGGCGCCGCTTGCCAGCCGGTCGGCATAGGCATCGACTTCGGCGTCCAGTGCATCGGCCGCGACGGCCTTGTAAATCAATCCGATCGCTTGGGCTTCTGGCGCGGTCAGCGGGTCGCCGGTCAGCAGATGATGACGGGCCCGCGCATAGCCGATCAGTTGCGGCCAGATCAGCGCGCCGCCATCGCCCGCCGACAGGCCGATCCCGACGTGCGGATCGGCGATACGCGCATCGTTCGAAGCGATCACGACATCGCAGAGAAGCGCCAGCGTAGCGCCCAGTCCCATCGCGTGACCGTTCACCCGCGCGATAACGGGCTTTTCGAGACTCAACAGCGAATGAACGATCGCGGGAGCACGCGAAAGCAGGGCGGTCCGCAGCGCCTTGTCCTCCGTCGCCCTGAGCAGCCCCGGCAAATCCGCGCCAGCGGAGAAGGCGCGCCCGGCTCCCGTCAGGACAACGACGTCGCACGCCTCGTCGCGCCCCACGTCGAGAAATACGTACGAGAGCTCGTCGTGCAGCGCCCGGCCCACCGCGTTGAGCGGCGGGCTGTCCATCGTCACGGTCAGGACGCGGCCACGGCGGTCAAACCGGATATGCTCGTAGTTTTCGTACATCGTCGTCCTCATCTTTGCCGGGTGACCGGTGGCTTGTCATAGGGATCGCGCAGGAACTGCCGCAGCACCCTGTGAAAACTCGACACGGACCGCTCCTGCACGGGATTGGTGCGTTCGCCCTTGAAGCCGCGCGATTTGAAGCCCTTCTGGACCTCGGGAATATTTTCGAAATCCTGTCGGAAGATCAGCCCCCAGTCCCCGTCGCGCCAGTCTTCATAATATTCACGTTCGAGCGGTGGCTCCTGACCAGGGCCGTAGCGGACGAGCGACCAGATATCGAAGATGCAGCTTTCGGGATCGCGGCCGTTGGGCCGGACGCGATACCAGAGGACACCATCGACGAAGCCGTGGAGGAAGATGGTGTTGGGAAAGACGTGCCAGTCGAGGCCCGACCGCTCGATATATTCGGGGGTCAGCCCCTCGGGCCATCCCGACCCGTCGGCGGCGGCCGCCTCCATCTGGAATTCCGCCCATTTGGCGAGTGTCTCGACGGCGCCCGTCTCGGCCGGCACTTCGTCGCGGACCCGCATCGCCGCCGCATAGTTGCGCGGCGTCAACATGGTGCGCAGGTCTTCCCTGTACTGCTCGGCAAAGGTGACGATATGCTCCTTCATCGGCGGTTCCGGCCGCGCGGGAAGGCGGGGGGACCGGCGGAACGGAAGCGCGCCTTCGGATTCGAACCATGTCTGCGAATGGCGGCCGAATTCGCCGCTGTTCGAATAATCGTCGGTGAATTCCAGCAATTGCGGGTGCGCCTGCTGCACATGATAGAATTCGTTGAAAAAGCCGAGGACGGTCTTCCAGTTCGACGGCATCACGACCGTCTTATACCATTGGAATCTCAGCTTTTCGAACTCGAACTTCTCGCAATAGTCGGGCATGGGCGACAGGAAGTCGAGCAGCGGCTCGGCGTT
Coding sequences within:
- a CDS encoding enoyl-CoA hydratase-related protein translates to MRTTMYENYEHIRFDRRGRVLTVTMDSPPLNAVGRALHDELSYVFLDVGRDEACDVVVLTGAGRAFSAGADLPGLLRATEDKALRTALLSRAPAIVHSLLSLEKPVIARVNGHAMGLGATLALLCDVVIASNDARIADPHVGIGLSAGDGGALIWPQLIGYARARHHLLTGDPLTAPEAQAIGLIYKAVAADALDAEVDAYADRLASGATMAIRATKRSINMELCRQAIATAEAHAGLEAYTMASNDHHEAVLAFIEKRTPVFKGD
- a CDS encoding aromatic ring-hydroxylating dioxygenase subunit alpha, with protein sequence MPNDKYSPDEVRDDFVPKEVYYAQDFADLEADKLWPFVWQLACRAEEIPDVGDYVTYNIVDDSVVVIRASETEIKAYHNVCPHRARRLTEGCGNNRQFVCPFHGWRFGLDGRNIKVIDKGDWGDCLKDEDIKLSEVQCQSWGGFVFINMDANAEPLLDFLSPMPDYCEKFEFEKLRFQWYKTVVMPSNWKTVLGFFNEFYHVQQAHPQLLEFTDDYSNSGEFGRHSQTWFESEGALPFRRSPRLPARPEPPMKEHIVTFAEQYREDLRTMLTPRNYAAAMRVRDEVPAETGAVETLAKWAEFQMEAAAADGSGWPEGLTPEYIERSGLDWHVFPNTIFLHGFVDGVLWYRVRPNGRDPESCIFDIWSLVRYGPGQEPPLEREYYEDWRDGDWGLIFRQDFENIPEVQKGFKSRGFKGERTNPVQERSVSSFHRVLRQFLRDPYDKPPVTRQR